The segment GTGCCCTGCAGCAGGACGGCCGCATGAGCAATACCGATCTGGCCAGGGCGGTCGCCCTGTCGGAAAGCGCGTCCCTGCGCCGCCTGCGGGCGCTGGAGGCCGCCGGGGTCATCAGCCGCTATGCCGCCATCATCAACGAAAGGGCCGTGGGCCTGCCGATCAGCGTGTTCGTGACCGTGACCCTGTCGTCCCAGGCCGAGAGCACCTTGACCGCCTTCGAGACCGCCATCGCCACCGTCCCCGAAGTGGTCGAATGTTATCTGATGACGGGCGGGTCGGACTATCTGCTGCGGCTGGTGGTCAAGGATGTCGACGACCTGGAGCGGGTCCATGCCAGGGCCCTGACGACCATTCCAGGGGTGACGCGGGTGAGCTCCAGCGTGGCGATGCGGACGGTGGTCAAGCGGGGAGCGCTGCCGGTTTGATATACCCCCTGGCTCGGCCAGTAACCAGAGCGAGCATTTCGGGGGGGTTGCCGACAGGGAGCCGGAAAATCGTGCGGAAAGCGCGGAATGGTTGTATTGTCCGCTTGACTTGGAGGCTGGGGCGAGGGTTTTATCTCCCCCATGGGCTTTAGCGACAACATCGCTGTCTGGACCGATCGTGAGCCGACGCTCGACGAAGAAATCGGTGCGCTGGACGACGAGGACATCTTCGACATGGCCAATCTGACCGAGGCTCAGACCGGCATTGTGGGCATCGTGACGATCACGACGGTGATGGGACGGCATGGCCCTCGCGTGAAATATTTCCTCAAGGCCGGCCGGCATAACCCGAGCTTTTCGATCGCTGTGGCGTCGGAGCCCCGGGTCGTCGCCAACAGCCTGGAGGAGCGGGATCTGACGAAGATGGCTCCGCGCGTCATGCAATGGGTGGCCCTGAATCACGAGGCGCTCGCCAGCTTCTGGTGGGACGGCGCGGACTGGGAAGCGCCTGACGTGCAGACCTTCATCGCGGGGCTGAAGAAGGTCTAACGTCTCACATCGAGCCAGAGACTGACGGCTGAGATCGCCAGCCAGATCCCTCCGATCCCCAGCACCAGGTCGCTGACCACCTTCGCCATTCCGTACATCCCCACTGTCCCGTCGGACCACGCGGTCGCCTCGGCCAGCAGCGCGATCAGCCCGCCCGCGACCAGCAGGGTCAAGGGCCAGACCAGGGGTTGGAACCGGCGGCGGGTCACTCAGCGCCCCCTATTTCAACGCGAGCGTGACCTGTTTGATGTCGATGTATTCGTCGATCCCGTGGATCGACCCCTCGCGCCCATAGCCGGACTGCTTGACCCCGCCGAAGGGGGCGACGGCGGTGGAGATGATGCCGGTGTTGATGCCGATCATGCCCGCCTGGATATGGCGCCCGATTCGCATGGCGCGGTCCAGATCGCGGGTGAACAGATAGGAGGCCAGGCCGAACTCCGAATCGTTCGCCTTGCCCAGCGCCTCCGCCTCTGTCTCGAACGGGAAGACGGGGATCAGGGGGCCGAACGTCTCCTCGTGGCGAAACAGTTCGTCGTCGCCGCCGAGGGTCACCGTCGGCTGGAAGAAGCGGCCGCCAAGCGCATGACGCGCCCCGCCGGTCAGGACCTGGCCACCCGAGGCCAGGACGCGCTTCAGATGGTCCTCGACCTTGGCGATGGCCTTGTCCTCGATCAGCGGCCCGACCTTGACGCCGTCCTCGAAGGCCGGACCGACGGGAATCCTCGACACCGCCTCGGCGAGTTTTGACGCATAGGCCCCGGCGACCGAGGCCTGGACATAGACGCGGTTGGGACAGACGCAGGTCTGGCCGGCGTTGCGGAACTTGCCCCTGATGGTCTCGGCGACGGCGAGGTCGAGGTCGGCGTCCTCGAACACGATCAGCGGCGCGGCCCCACCCAGTTCCATCGAAACCCGCTTCAGCGTCCGGGCGCATTGTTCGGCCAGCTTGCGCCCGACCGGGGTCGAGCCGGTGAAGGACAGTTTGCGGATCAGGGGCGAGGCCGTCAGGACGCCGCCGATGGTCGCCGCATCGCCGGTGACGACGCTGAGCGCGCCCTTGGGCAGCCCCGCCCGGTAGGCCAGTTCGGCCAGGGCGATGGCGGTGAAGGGGGTCTGGCTGGCCGGCTTGACCACGGCGGTGCAGCCCGCGGCGAAGGCGGGACCGAGCTTGCGCGTCAGCATGGCGGCCGGGAAGTTCCAGGGCGTGATCAGGGCACAGGGGCCGACGGCCTCCCGGAAGGTCAGGATGACGTGGCCCAGCGGGCTGTCCTGGGTCTCGCCGATGATGCGTTCGGCCTCGCCCGCGAACCATGTGATGAAACTGTTGGCATAGGCGACCTCGCCCCTGGCCTCCTCGAGCGGCTTGCCGTTCTCCAGCGCCATCAGGGCCCCGAGACCCTCGGTATGCTCGTCGATCAGCCGCGCCCAGTCCCGCAGGAACCGGGCGCGCGCGTGCGGGTCGGAGCGCGACCAGGCAGGGAAGGCGTCGTGGGCGGCCTGGATCGCGCGCTTGACGTCGGGGACGCCGAGGTTCGGGATGTGGCCGATGATCTCGCCGGTCGCGGGGTCGTCGACGGGGATGCCGTGCGCCCCTGCGGGGATCGCCTCTCCGGCGATGAAGGCGTGCTCGCGAAGGAGCTTCAGTCCGGCGTCACGGGCGGCGGTGTTCATTGTGTCATCCTGTTCTCCCTCCCCCTGCGGGGGAGGGTCGTCGCCCGACCTAACGCCTCAGTCGCCGATCGTGTTCAGGTCGCGACCCCGGGTCTCGGGCAGGAAGATCAGGGCCACGACAGAGGCCACCGCCGTGAATGCGACCGCGTACCACAGGCCGAAATAGATGTTCCCCGACCAGGCCACGAGGGCAAAGCTGGCGGCGGGCAACAGCCCACCGACCCAGCCGGTGCCGACGTTGTAGGGCAGGCTCATGGCCGTATAGCGGACCCGCGTGGGGAACAGCTCGACCAGGGCTGCGGCCTGGGGGCCATAGACGGCGGTGGCCGCGACCATGAAGACCATCAGTATGCCGAAGACGGCCAGCATGTTCACGCCGGCGGCGTCGGCCCTGGCCGGATAGCCCGCCCCGGTGAGCGCCGCCTTGATCCGGGTTTCGACGTCGGTGCGGGCGGCCTTGAGGGCGGCGGCGTCCAGACCCGCGCCCTCGACCGAGGCGATCTCGACCGTGCCGATACGGACGGTGGCCAAGGATCCGGGGGCGGCGGCCAGATTGTCATAGCTGACGCCCGCGTTCGACAGCACCGACTTGGCCAGGTCGCAGGACGAGGCGAAGGCCGTCTTGCCGACCGGATCGAACTGCACTGCGCAGGTGGCCGGGTCGGCGATGACGGTGACGGGCGATGAGGCCTGGGCCCGGGCCAGCGCCGGATTGGCGGCCTGGGTCAGGGCGTGGAAGCACGGAAACACCGCCAGCAGGAACAGCACCATGCCACCGACCATCACGGGCTTTCGCCCCACGCGGTCCGACAGCCAGCCGAAGAAGACATAGAGGAAGGCCGAGGCCACGGTTATAGCCAGAATCAGCTGATCGACCGTTGCCACCTCGACCTTCAGCACTCGCTCCATGAAGAAGCGGGTGTAGAAATAGCCGGCGTACCAGACGGCCCCTTGGGCGAACATGATGCCGACCAGGGCGATCAGCACGAACTTGCCGATCTTCCAGGTGCCGAAGCTCTCGCGGAACGGGGCCTGGCGTTCGGTGCTTTCGGCGACCATGCGTTTGAAGGCCGGGCTTTCGTGCAGCTTGAGCCGGATCCAGAGGCTGATGACGAGAAGGAAGGCTGACAGCAGGAAGGGCACGCGCCAGCCCCATTCATCGAAGGCCTCGACGCCCAGAATGGCCCGGGTGATCAGAATGACGCTCAGCGCCATGATCAGACCGATGGCGGCCGTGGTCTGGATCCAGCCGGTCAGGAAGCCGCGCTTCTTCGCGGGGGCGTGTTCAGCCACATAGATGGCCGCGCCGCCGTATTCACCGCCCAGGGCGAACCCCTGAAGCACACGCATCAGCAGCAGCAGAATGGGCGCGACGATGCCGATCTGGCCATAGTCGGGAAGCAAGCCGATCGCCACGGTCGCCACCCCCATCAGGGTGATGGTGACGAGGAAGGTCGTCTTGCGCCCGGTCCGGTCACCGAACCATCCGAACACCAGGGCCCCGAGCGGTCGGACCACGAAGCCGACGCCGAAGGTCAGCAGGGCCAGGATGTAAGAGGTCGCCTCGCCGACATCGGCATAGAAATGCCGGGCGATGATCGTGGTCAGTGATCCGAAGATGAAGAAGTCATACCATTCGAACGCCGTGCCGGCCGCCGAGGCCCCCACGACCGTCTTCAGGCTGGGCCCGCCCGCATCCTTCGTGGCCTGTTCGCTCATGTCGTCTCTTCCCGCAGGCGTCGTCTGGTGGACACCCTTCATTCCGATCTAGCGTCACCACCGGCCGCCGGACAAGCGAAAGCCCCGCCGGTGACCGACGAGGCTTTCACCTTCGGGGAAGAATGTCGTCTAGTTCTTGGCGGCCTCGGCTGCACCCGTGACGGCCGACCCGGCCGCCTGGGTGTCGCGGCCGGCACCGGCGACGGTGTTGCAGGCGGCTGTGGTCAGTGCGGCGGCGGCAGCGACCAGAACGAAAATCTTGCGCATCGGAATACTCCTGAAAATCCGGATCGGCGGGGACGGATCGCCGGTTCGCCAGATCAACGCCGGGCGCGGGTCAGGGTTCCCGGTCGGATGACGGCATCGCTGCGCTCCAGATCCTGCGGGTCGGTGGGCCGAACGGCCTCGGGCGTGGCAAAGATCATGCGCGCGATCGTACCGCCACCCGGTGCCGCGATCACCTCGACCTCGCCGCGCAGTTGCCT is part of the Brevundimonas sp. AJA228-03 genome and harbors:
- a CDS encoding entericidin A/B family lipoprotein; translated protein: MRKIFVLVAAAAALTTAACNTVAGAGRDTQAAGSAVTGAAEAAKN
- a CDS encoding MFS transporter, with product MSEQATKDAGGPSLKTVVGASAAGTAFEWYDFFIFGSLTTIIARHFYADVGEATSYILALLTFGVGFVVRPLGALVFGWFGDRTGRKTTFLVTITLMGVATVAIGLLPDYGQIGIVAPILLLLMRVLQGFALGGEYGGAAIYVAEHAPAKKRGFLTGWIQTTAAIGLIMALSVILITRAILGVEAFDEWGWRVPFLLSAFLLVISLWIRLKLHESPAFKRMVAESTERQAPFRESFGTWKIGKFVLIALVGIMFAQGAVWYAGYFYTRFFMERVLKVEVATVDQLILAITVASAFLYVFFGWLSDRVGRKPVMVGGMVLFLLAVFPCFHALTQAANPALARAQASSPVTVIADPATCAVQFDPVGKTAFASSCDLAKSVLSNAGVSYDNLAAAPGSLATVRIGTVEIASVEGAGLDAAALKAARTDVETRIKAALTGAGYPARADAAGVNMLAVFGILMVFMVAATAVYGPQAAALVELFPTRVRYTAMSLPYNVGTGWVGGLLPAASFALVAWSGNIYFGLWYAVAFTAVASVVALIFLPETRGRDLNTIGD
- a CDS encoding NAD-dependent succinate-semialdehyde dehydrogenase; the encoded protein is MNTAARDAGLKLLREHAFIAGEAIPAGAHGIPVDDPATGEIIGHIPNLGVPDVKRAIQAAHDAFPAWSRSDPHARARFLRDWARLIDEHTEGLGALMALENGKPLEEARGEVAYANSFITWFAGEAERIIGETQDSPLGHVILTFREAVGPCALITPWNFPAAMLTRKLGPAFAAGCTAVVKPASQTPFTAIALAELAYRAGLPKGALSVVTGDAATIGGVLTASPLIRKLSFTGSTPVGRKLAEQCARTLKRVSMELGGAAPLIVFEDADLDLAVAETIRGKFRNAGQTCVCPNRVYVQASVAGAYASKLAEAVSRIPVGPAFEDGVKVGPLIEDKAIAKVEDHLKRVLASGGQVLTGGARHALGGRFFQPTVTLGGDDELFRHEETFGPLIPVFPFETEAEALGKANDSEFGLASYLFTRDLDRAMRIGRHIQAGMIGINTGIISTAVAPFGGVKQSGYGREGSIHGIDEYIDIKQVTLALK
- a CDS encoding Lrp/AsnC family transcriptional regulator: MKTVSAVTLDATDRKMLRALQQDGRMSNTDLARAVALSESASLRRLRALEAAGVISRYAAIINERAVGLPISVFVTVTLSSQAESTLTAFETAIATVPEVVECYLMTGGSDYLLRLVVKDVDDLERVHARALTTIPGVTRVSSSVAMRTVVKRGALPV